The proteins below come from a single Zonotrichia leucophrys gambelii isolate GWCS_2022_RI chromosome 3, RI_Zleu_2.0, whole genome shotgun sequence genomic window:
- the LOC135445158 gene encoding collagen, type I, alpha 1a-like — protein sequence MALAGCRSAGGCGQELTDQVPRSEEEFGKYFQQREDEEERWGCCPGAARPWPRDAEGGEAACGAGRLSASPGAPGRVCRTEDRARERAAGPRPDPAQPHAAAQSAIPAPAGAAGGRHGAPGPCGSDGEAGVGCSHTAHTHRERSLQPRRGTSGRAEGLAALPRRPIATCRDGRRGCGGGRFPASPGAGHRRASAGIAGQVGSGRVELIPLPGGSGRIPVRGGARCLRLAGLCVPPGSAAPPASKRCPRGVLGGTCSHAEIPLFLSSGVRC from the exons atggccctggcaggctgcaggTCGGCCGGGGGATGCGGGCAGGAGCTGACCGACCAGG TCCCTCGATCGGAGGAGGAATTCGGGAAATACTTCCAGCAGCgggaggacgaggaggagcgctggggctgctgcccgggaGCGGCACGGCCGTGGCCGAGGGATGcggagggaggggaggcagcCTGCGGGGCGGGCCGGCTGAGCGCATCCCCGGGCGCGCCCGGCCGCGTGT GTAGGACCGAGGACCGAGCGAGAGAGAGAGCGGCCGGCCCCCGCCCcgaccctgcccagccccacgctgctGCCCAGAGCGCGATCCCAGCGCCggcgggggctgccggggggcGGCACGGGGCACCGGGGCCGTGCGGGAGCGATGGGGAGGCGGGGGTGGGATGCTCGCACACGGCACACACACACCGGGAACGCTCCCTACAACCCCGCCGCGGCACCTCCGGGCGGGCGGAGGGGCTCGCTGCCCTCCCCCGGCGGCCAATCGCGACATGTCGCGACGGGAGGCGCGGCTGCGGCGGGGGTCGGTTCCCCGCTAGCCCGGGAGCCGGGCATCGGCGGGCATCGGCGGGCATCGCCGGGCAGGTGGGGTCGGGCAGGGTTGAGCTGATCCCGCtcccggggggctcggggcgcATCCCCGTGCGCGGCGGGGCGCGGTGCCTCCGCCTGGCGGGGCTGTGCGTGCCGCCGGGCAGCGCTGCTCCCCCTGCCTCGAAACGCTGCCCGAGGGGAGTGCTCGGCGGCACCTGCAGCCACGCCgaaattccccttttcctctcGAGCGGCGTGCGGTGTTAA